A single region of the Salipaludibacillus sp. LMS25 genome encodes:
- a CDS encoding DUF6792 domain-containing protein: MGNKEVLDSDQVRARMIQMEYKELTESEIRRIYIEETGTEPPANITVYSSDDYPELREGDYYSGFDGSAIHFYDEEKGINQVYTITRGSEGSEKDSWKPKDWFYNLFGIGLGQNASQLEDAGTFVDYVMIDVERVDTNIPLKSLGMGHSLGGNLITTLQLVTGQFDNVYAVNHIPPSMYQLVHSDPLFALRVSEEFNINLTNNFNNIYDIDPTELKEFTEAYYKERIDETTINRLNMEEDLLYAMWGLSGFIDIGVGDPMNSIEGFDGLHDFMSHISDEDMRIVRLYFAQFVQGYNKDGFDGAIREIMGLRSDFIDDFADIYSAYSNTNIFTAAWSTRNLKAKMTFTIWPMLWDMGKKVPQLYDDLVVLYNNIDPLLDALVDLEVITPLERQEIKRSLGEILESVGNIKSYLKRSLQQSWSDRIQSVYIIYQEYNNIMANVDNIKLHTEGLMAYFGLSADAHKMTHVVNALGKNNGENVMRVYEGGDMYFIKPQDVSQQGDSLLDRLKEMPKSGESLLSELREALSGGKGLGNLLPMSWLGLAGFSAMQSFLGVNQPIKVNISSAVRIYQKGQSTCDDIKSEVAKLKRLYESEYEEGFSNWKSALTTKMNNMEQSPRSYQQEFFGHYPPSAKKIWKITKITVHEEVEPLPAALTENFDSIFAYYEEEVADTLARVELIKESIETLFSEEEEISQLFTLTY; encoded by the coding sequence ATGGGAAACAAAGAGGTTCTCGATTCGGATCAAGTGAGAGCGAGAATGATCCAAATGGAATATAAAGAATTAACCGAATCAGAAATACGCCGTATTTATATAGAAGAAACCGGTACTGAACCACCTGCCAATATAACAGTCTACTCATCAGATGATTATCCGGAGCTTCGAGAAGGGGATTATTACTCAGGTTTTGATGGCTCAGCTATTCACTTTTACGATGAAGAAAAAGGGATTAATCAAGTGTATACCATTACTCGTGGCAGTGAAGGAAGCGAAAAAGACAGCTGGAAACCAAAGGACTGGTTTTATAATTTATTTGGGATTGGGTTAGGTCAGAATGCAAGCCAACTGGAAGATGCAGGGACTTTTGTAGATTATGTGATGATTGATGTAGAAAGGGTGGATACTAATATACCTTTAAAAAGCTTAGGGATGGGACACTCTTTAGGAGGAAACCTAATAACTACATTACAACTCGTGACAGGGCAATTCGATAACGTTTATGCTGTGAACCATATCCCACCTAGTATGTATCAATTAGTTCATTCTGACCCTCTATTCGCACTTAGAGTATCTGAAGAATTTAATATAAATTTAACCAATAATTTCAACAACATCTACGACATAGATCCCACCGAACTTAAAGAGTTTACGGAAGCGTATTATAAAGAGCGTATTGATGAGACGACGATTAACCGGTTGAATATGGAAGAAGACCTTTTATATGCGATGTGGGGGCTGTCGGGATTTATTGATATTGGTGTTGGTGATCCGATGAATTCTATTGAAGGCTTTGATGGGTTACATGACTTTATGAGCCATATTTCTGACGAGGATATGAGAATTGTCCGCCTTTATTTTGCACAATTTGTACAAGGCTATAACAAAGATGGCTTTGATGGCGCCATACGCGAGATAATGGGTTTAAGATCTGATTTTATTGATGATTTTGCAGACATATACAGCGCTTATTCAAACACAAATATTTTTACAGCAGCTTGGAGTACAAGAAATTTAAAAGCGAAAATGACGTTTACAATATGGCCGATGTTATGGGATATGGGTAAGAAAGTGCCACAGCTATATGATGATTTAGTCGTGCTCTATAACAATATTGATCCGTTATTAGATGCCCTTGTAGACTTGGAGGTAATCACCCCTCTTGAACGGCAGGAAATTAAACGAAGTTTAGGAGAAATTTTAGAAAGTGTCGGCAATATAAAATCATATCTAAAGAGGTCTCTACAACAAAGTTGGAGTGATAGAATACAGTCAGTTTATATCATCTACCAAGAATATAACAACATCATGGCTAATGTAGACAACATTAAGCTCCATACTGAAGGGTTAATGGCCTATTTTGGATTAAGTGCTGATGCACATAAAATGACGCATGTCGTCAATGCTCTTGGAAAAAACAATGGGGAAAATGTCATGAGAGTCTATGAGGGCGGGGATATGTATTTTATAAAACCTCAGGACGTTTCACAGCAAGGGGATAGTCTCCTCGATCGCTTAAAAGAGATGCCGAAGTCGGGCGAGTCACTGTTGAGTGAATTACGTGAGGCATTGAGTGGGGGGAAAGGTCTCGGGAACCTATTGCCTATGTCATGGCTCGGATTGGCAGGGTTTTCTGCGATGCAATCCTTCTTAGGGGTGAATCAACCTATTAAAGTGAACATATCGTCAGCAGTGAGAATTTATCAAAAAGGTCAGTCAACGTGTGATGACATTAAGTCAGAAGTCGCGAAACTTAAGCGTTTATATGAATCAGAATATGAAGAGGGATTTAGCAATTGGAAGAGCGCGCTCACAACAAAAATGAATAACATGGAACAATCTCCTCGGTCTTACCAACAGGAATTCTTTGGCCATTACCCTCCTAGTGCAAAGAAAATTTGGAAGATTACTAAAATTACCGTTCATGAAGAAGTGGAGCCTCTACCAGCCGCTTTGACAGAAAACTTTGACTCTATTTTCGCGTACTATGAAGAAGAAGTGGCTGATACGTTGGCACGTGTCGAGCTCATCAAGGAATCAATTGAAACATTATTCAGTGAAGAAGAGGAAATAAGTCAGCTTTTTACACTAACCTACTAA
- a CDS encoding DUF6792 domain-containing protein: MNLKMVINMTNKEVLGSDSVRARIIQMEYKELTESEIRRIYIEETGTEPPANITIYSSDDFPELREGDYYSGFDGSAIHFYDEKKGINQVYTITRGSEGSEKDSWKLKNWFGVEVVGYFLIIKSVKKLTIKTC, translated from the coding sequence TTGAATTTAAAGATGGTGATTAATATGACAAATAAGGAAGTGCTGGGTTCAGACTCTGTAAGGGCGAGAATTATCCAAATGGAATATAAAGAATTAACCGAATCAGAAATCCGCCGTATTTATATAGAAGAAACCGGTACTGAACCACCTGCCAATATCACGATCTACTCATCAGATGATTTTCCCGAGCTTCGAGAAGGGGATTATTACTCAGGTTTTGATGGCTCGGCCATTCATTTTTACGATGAAAAAAAAGGGATCAATCAAGTGTATACGATTACCCGTGGCAGTGAAGGGAGTGAAAAAGACAGCTGGAAGCTGAAAAACTGGTTTGGTGTTGAGGTGGTAGGCTATTTCCTCATAATAAAATCAGTGAAAAAACTGACAATAAAGACATGTTAA
- a CDS encoding DUF6792 domain-containing protein has translation MNRIRNPPYLFYIEETGTEPPANITIYSSDDFPELREGDTYSGFDGSAIHFYDEEKGINQVYTITRGSEGSEKDSWKPKDWFGVEVG, from the coding sequence ATTAACCGAATCAGAAATCCGCCGTATTTATTTTATATAGAAGAAACCGGTACGGAACCACCTGCCAATATCACGATCTACTCATCAGATGATTTTCCCGAGCTTAGAGAAGGAGATACATATTCCGGATTTGATGGCTCAGCCATTCATTTTTACGATGAAGAAAAAGGGATTAATCAAGTGTATACCATTACCCGTGGCAGTGAAGGGAGCGAAAAAGACAGCTGGAAGCCGAAAGATTGGTTTGGTGTTGAGGTGGGATAG
- a CDS encoding DUF6792 domain-containing protein, translating into MKVRFIIKETGTEPPANITIYSSDDFSELREGGYYSGFDGSAIHFYDEEKGINQTNVLLLNNFPINDLKDKGFIVKEGRDRRYGERRMSLRLKFMLIHMMLLMGGCDVNVQDTRAFQDEFTSEFMQSTTETEEGYYTFESGTGGYTMLFPVEGQIDDATYYNQKAVNEVFTFGVRNEKDNVAYGFKLTYEDRGTTEKIDTYLKILSNRVNYDGEYNIFKQNNKTYYYAKRVIKASNAYFIFGYIKADNDNKGIEFISNISCLDNDKRCEIEIESEEEKIKKIMKSIEFK; encoded by the coding sequence TTGAAGGTTCGTTTTATTATAAAAGAAACCGGTACTGAACCACCTGCCAATATCACGATCTACTCATCAGATGATTTTTCGGAGCTTCGAGAAGGGGGTTATTATTCAGGTTTTGATGGCTCAGCTATTCACTTTTACGATGAAGAAAAAGGGATTAATCAAACGAATGTCCTGCTTTTAAATAATTTCCCTATAAATGATTTAAAAGATAAGGGGTTTATTGTAAAAGAAGGAAGAGATAGACGTTATGGTGAGAGGAGAATGTCGTTGCGACTTAAGTTTATGCTTATACATATGATGCTGTTAATGGGAGGATGTGACGTTAACGTGCAAGACACACGAGCGTTCCAAGACGAATTTACAAGTGAGTTTATGCAGTCAACGACGGAAACAGAAGAAGGATACTATACATTTGAGTCAGGGACTGGCGGATATACGATGTTGTTTCCTGTTGAAGGGCAAATAGATGACGCCACATATTACAACCAAAAAGCTGTGAATGAAGTCTTTACGTTTGGTGTAAGAAACGAAAAAGATAATGTGGCTTATGGTTTTAAGCTAACATACGAAGATCGTGGAACGACAGAGAAGATAGATACATATTTAAAAATATTATCAAACAGAGTTAATTATGATGGTGAATATAATATATTTAAACAAAATAATAAAACGTACTATTATGCCAAAAGGGTGATAAAGGCCAGTAATGCCTATTTTATTTTTGGTTATATTAAGGCGGACAATGATAATAAAGGGATTGAATTTATTAGCAATATTTCTTGTTTAGATAATGATAAACGCTGTGAAATAGAGATTGAAAGTGAAGAAGAAAAAATTAAAAAGATTATGAAGTCAATTGAGTTTAAATGA
- a CDS encoding DUF5362 family protein — protein MSVIIGLRPASVSSIITGLVTAYMGYLLYKVGTEASRYLETSSDDAIESLLEHFAKYLLISGILLIFTIVTTVFGLFVILQGIDGSY, from the coding sequence GTGTCAGTCATAATTGGTCTTAGGCCCGCCTCCGTTTCTAGTATCATAACTGGCCTTGTGACAGCATATATGGGTTATTTACTCTATAAGGTGGGTACTGAAGCAAGCCGATATTTAGAAACATCATCAGATGATGCTATAGAATCCTTGCTTGAGCATTTTGCGAAGTATCTACTCATTAGTGGTATTTTATTAATCTTTACTATCGTAACGACTGTTTTCGGTCTTTTCGTAATATTACAGGGTATAGACGGCTCTTATTAA
- a CDS encoding response regulator transcription factor, translating to MEVSQTENVAYMAALIDPGGKLNYEYKKDVLDAHCPVVSSFSDIPLTANFVFYYVHHEKDVDFLTSIIMGVGKAFTGKVVIVANPQYNTDHISELLTLPIHGLIYTNTFKTHFEDLTTFFASYTFLLDPELHKVVAEAIFTIKHRSKPIKKFVLNDKQVEGILKENEKIVLEKLINGKSTGEIAKEMYFAPSTINNVIGRLLMILNANDRTEAVVKAIRSNWVSSIK from the coding sequence ATGGAAGTAAGCCAAACAGAAAACGTAGCGTATATGGCTGCCTTAATTGATCCAGGGGGTAAATTAAACTACGAGTATAAGAAGGACGTACTGGATGCACACTGTCCTGTCGTTTCATCATTTAGTGATATTCCACTTACAGCGAACTTTGTGTTTTACTATGTTCACCATGAAAAGGATGTAGACTTTCTTACTTCGATCATTATGGGCGTAGGGAAGGCATTCACAGGAAAAGTCGTCATAGTAGCTAATCCTCAGTACAATACTGACCATATTAGTGAGCTTCTTACATTACCAATTCATGGTCTAATTTACACAAATACATTTAAAACACATTTTGAGGATCTAACAACTTTTTTCGCTAGTTATACGTTTTTATTAGATCCAGAGCTTCATAAGGTTGTAGCTGAAGCTATTTTCACTATTAAGCATAGAAGTAAACCAATAAAAAAATTCGTCCTTAATGATAAGCAGGTCGAAGGTATTTTGAAAGAAAACGAAAAAATTGTGTTAGAAAAATTAATAAACGGTAAATCCACGGGTGAGATCGCAAAAGAAATGTATTTTGCCCCTTCAACGATTAATAATGTGATCGGGAGGCTTTTGATGATTTTAAATGCGAACGATCGTACGGAAGCCGTCGTGAAAGCTATCCGCAGTAACTGGGTATCAAGTATTAAATAA
- a CDS encoding methyl-accepting chemotaxis protein produces the protein MSIYWKLFISYSVMIGLIIMTGIFVFIGVNHVQGNVDSMYEERIVPLTTLAEISQLAENTRVQMVSAVLNQNEELTEQAEQNLENIRELIEKYQLNLNDTTEQQLFDTFAGNWEDFDAIVRQNIALIGKGDYPEAHTGLGKGGEPFGRASDNLTELIDLNEDISTNLYEESHSSYQFVLMLLLIAVGVTSVVAAVYAYFQGKSIVKPLHTLGRFTEKVARGDLTGDMGTLTKRKDEIGFLAKDFEEMSLNLRTMLTEVISSSEQVTATSQQLMVSADESRSASEDITTSIVGVSEGAAEQTEYVVTAKANADKVKEGNETISQRLHNVQEKASEVNDYSNKGHTVLAGTIEQMNVIQTQNDSLSEVIGKLTKQSEEIGNIVEVITGISEQTNLLALNAAIEAARAGEHGKGFAVVADEVRKLAEESAESAASIQQRIGVIQTDMGSASHEMEQGKTTFRNGMASITEAEQSFRQILNAIKNMNGAVKETMTVSQHTIQSTVHMVEEMERISEKTKSFTNSADQVAAGAEEQNATMDEISKACAGLAQRAEALQTLASKFKVS, from the coding sequence TTGAGTATTTATTGGAAATTATTTATATCTTATAGTGTTATGATAGGGCTTATCATTATGACAGGTATTTTTGTATTTATTGGTGTTAATCACGTACAGGGAAACGTGGACAGTATGTATGAAGAGAGGATCGTACCACTTACCACGTTAGCAGAGATTAGTCAGTTAGCAGAAAACACACGGGTACAAATGGTTAGTGCCGTATTAAATCAAAACGAAGAATTAACTGAGCAAGCAGAACAAAATCTTGAAAACATACGTGAATTAATTGAAAAATACCAATTAAATCTCAATGATACAACCGAACAACAGCTATTTGACACATTTGCAGGTAATTGGGAGGATTTTGATGCCATCGTAAGACAAAATATTGCACTTATAGGAAAGGGCGACTACCCAGAAGCACATACTGGCTTGGGCAAAGGGGGGGAACCTTTTGGCCGTGCAAGCGATAATCTCACTGAGTTAATTGATTTAAATGAAGACATTTCTACTAATTTATATGAAGAAAGTCATAGTAGTTATCAATTTGTACTCATGTTATTACTGATAGCAGTGGGTGTCACAAGTGTGGTAGCAGCTGTTTATGCGTATTTCCAGGGCAAGTCCATCGTAAAACCGTTACACACATTAGGCCGGTTTACGGAAAAGGTGGCCAGAGGTGATTTGACTGGTGACATGGGAACACTTACGAAGAGAAAGGATGAAATCGGATTTTTAGCTAAAGACTTCGAAGAGATGTCATTGAATTTAAGAACGATGCTAACGGAGGTTATCTCCTCTTCCGAACAAGTAACTGCTACTTCACAACAGTTGATGGTAAGTGCTGACGAATCTCGCTCTGCTTCCGAAGATATTACGACCTCCATTGTGGGCGTATCTGAAGGAGCAGCGGAACAAACCGAATACGTCGTCACTGCTAAAGCTAATGCCGATAAAGTGAAAGAAGGTAATGAAACAATCTCCCAGCGGCTTCATAATGTTCAAGAAAAAGCGAGCGAAGTAAACGATTATTCTAATAAAGGACATACCGTTTTAGCTGGAACAATTGAGCAAATGAATGTAATTCAAACTCAAAATGACAGCTTATCAGAAGTGATTGGCAAGCTGACAAAACAGTCAGAAGAAATAGGGAATATTGTAGAAGTGATTACAGGGATTTCTGAACAAACAAACTTGCTAGCCTTAAATGCAGCTATAGAAGCTGCAAGGGCTGGAGAGCATGGGAAAGGTTTTGCGGTTGTGGCGGATGAAGTAAGAAAACTAGCTGAAGAATCTGCTGAGTCAGCAGCGAGTATTCAACAAAGAATCGGTGTGATTCAAACAGATATGGGGAGTGCCTCACATGAAATGGAACAAGGAAAGACGACGTTTAGAAATGGCATGGCGTCAATTACTGAAGCTGAGCAATCCTTCCGTCAAATTCTCAATGCGATTAAAAATATGAATGGAGCAGTTAAAGAGACAATGACGGTTTCGCAACATACTATTCAATCCACTGTTCACATGGTAGAAGAAATGGAACGCATTTCTGAAAAAACGAAAAGTTTTACTAATAGTGCTGATCAAGTCGCAGCAGGCGCTGAAGAACAAAATGCGACGATGGATGAAATTTCAAAAGCTTGTGCAGGACTGGCTCAGCGAGCTGAGGCACTCCAAACACTTGCTAGTAAATTTAAAGTCTCATAG
- the galU gene encoding UTP--glucose-1-phosphate uridylyltransferase GalU: MKVRKAIIPAAGLGTRFLPATKAQPKEMLPIVDKPTIQFIVEEAIQSGIEDILIVSGRGKRAIEDHFDKSYELEETLLKKQKMEILDEIQAISNLANIHYIRQKEPKGLGHAINCAKHFIGNEPFAVLLGDDIVQTKDKPCLKQLVDVFERYNSSVVGVQPVPEEEVSKYGIVAPKTSEVEEGIIHVADLVEKPKQAEAPSRYAIMGRYVLRPEIFSILDKLPPGAGNEIQLTDAIKKLNEEQVVLAYEFTGDRYDVGDKLGFVKATVDFALQREDLQGDMLTYLESVLKKQLLKQP, encoded by the coding sequence ATGAAAGTCAGAAAAGCCATTATCCCTGCCGCAGGTCTCGGAACTCGATTTTTACCTGCCACAAAGGCCCAACCGAAAGAAATGCTTCCCATTGTTGATAAACCAACGATTCAATTCATTGTTGAAGAAGCAATTCAATCTGGTATTGAAGATATTTTAATTGTAAGTGGGCGGGGAAAGAGAGCCATAGAAGATCACTTTGATAAATCTTACGAGCTTGAAGAAACCTTGTTAAAAAAACAAAAGATGGAGATACTTGATGAAATTCAAGCTATCTCTAATTTGGCGAATATTCATTACATCCGACAGAAAGAGCCAAAAGGGTTAGGCCATGCGATTAATTGTGCAAAACATTTCATTGGTAACGAGCCATTCGCTGTCCTTCTCGGTGATGACATTGTGCAAACAAAGGACAAGCCATGCCTCAAACAACTCGTGGACGTATTTGAACGTTATAATTCTTCCGTTGTAGGGGTCCAACCTGTGCCAGAAGAAGAAGTATCGAAATATGGGATCGTAGCCCCAAAAACATCAGAAGTAGAAGAAGGCATTATCCACGTTGCAGATTTAGTGGAAAAGCCTAAACAAGCTGAGGCGCCATCTCGATATGCCATTATGGGCCGCTATGTTTTAAGACCAGAAATTTTTTCTATTTTAGATAAACTACCGCCAGGCGCAGGGAATGAAATTCAATTGACAGATGCTATTAAAAAATTAAATGAAGAACAAGTGGTCCTTGCTTATGAATTTACAGGTGATCGTTACGATGTAGGAGATAAGCTAGGTTTTGTGAAAGCCACTGTGGACTTTGCGTTACAGCGTGAAGATTTACAAGGGGACATGCTTACGTATTTAGAAAGTGTTCTAAAAAAACAATTACTGAAACAACCGTAG
- a CDS encoding NAD-dependent epimerase, with protein MTILITGAAGFIGMHVSKRLLEEGYRVIGYDNMNDYYDPKLKWDRLNVLTSYGSFLFYEADLADYEALNECFVRDHIEVVIHLGAQAGVRYSLENPHAYIESNLKGFGNILEVCRHYVVKHLIYASSSSVYGANVNMPFSTTDEVNHPVSLYAATKKSNELMAHSYSHLYDIPTTGLRFFTVYGPHGRPDMAYYSFTKDIVEGNTIKVFNEGHMMRDFTYIDDIVDGVVRLIDLPPQPDTEWDRENPNPNSSYAPYKVYNIGNNNPVKLMDFIKTLEKHLGLEAKKEFLPMQPGDVQATFANIDDLQKDTGFSPSTPIEEGLEKFINWYKSYYSLKVH; from the coding sequence ATGACGATTCTAATTACTGGTGCAGCCGGATTTATCGGCATGCATGTCTCAAAACGTTTGCTTGAAGAAGGGTACAGAGTTATTGGCTATGACAATATGAATGATTATTATGACCCAAAATTAAAGTGGGACCGTTTGAATGTGTTAACTTCTTACGGTTCTTTTTTATTTTATGAAGCGGATTTGGCAGACTATGAAGCGTTGAATGAATGCTTCGTTCGCGATCATATTGAGGTCGTCATTCATTTAGGGGCTCAGGCGGGTGTCAGGTATAGTTTGGAAAATCCCCATGCATATATTGAATCTAATCTTAAAGGTTTTGGAAATATCTTAGAGGTGTGTCGTCACTATGTGGTCAAGCATTTAATTTATGCGTCCTCAAGTTCAGTATACGGTGCCAATGTGAACATGCCCTTTTCAACAACGGATGAAGTGAATCATCCTGTGAGTCTATATGCAGCAACGAAAAAATCGAATGAGCTGATGGCTCATTCTTATAGTCACTTGTATGATATTCCAACGACAGGGCTAAGGTTTTTCACAGTATATGGCCCGCATGGCCGTCCTGATATGGCCTATTATTCTTTCACGAAAGATATTGTTGAAGGTAACACGATAAAAGTGTTCAATGAAGGCCATATGATGAGGGATTTTACGTACATTGATGATATAGTAGACGGGGTAGTGAGGTTAATTGATTTACCGCCACAACCTGACACGGAATGGGATCGAGAAAATCCTAATCCCAACTCTAGTTATGCGCCATATAAAGTGTATAATATAGGTAATAATAATCCCGTTAAATTGATGGATTTCATCAAAACACTGGAGAAACATCTTGGGCTTGAAGCTAAAAAAGAGTTTTTACCTATGCAGCCAGGGGATGTTCAGGCCACGTTTGCAAATATTGATGATTTACAAAAAGATACGGGATTTAGCCCTTCAACGCCTATCGAGGAAGGGTTGGAGAAGTTTATCAATTGGTACAAGTCTTATTATAGTCTTAAAGTTCACTAA
- a CDS encoding SDR family oxidoreductase — translation MILITGITGLTGKFLYRELKTKLPTQKIKYLVRETSDVSWMDGNDELVTGDLYEQEDVTSALQGCDSVLHLAPRSVLPHVIKGCELNKIHRIFYVNSTGIYSQFKSSSHADKKNEVLLKESGLTYTIVRPTMIYGNEQDGNMHMLIKIMKRTPLYPVLGKGHGLMHPIYAQDLAKCLVEVLRKEKITRNKEYNVAGFEPLRYRDILTKIASALDKKVRFIHIPYGLALFAGKIGDKIPNPLITHEKVLRLNEDKHFDYSLAKDELNFSPISFEEGIRLEVEELRKNNII, via the coding sequence GTGATCTTAATTACCGGTATAACAGGACTTACAGGAAAATTTCTCTATAGAGAATTAAAAACCAAACTACCAACACAAAAAATAAAGTATCTAGTGAGAGAGACAAGTGATGTGTCGTGGATGGATGGGAATGATGAGCTAGTTACAGGTGATTTATATGAGCAGGAAGATGTTACTAGCGCTTTGCAAGGGTGTGATTCTGTCTTACATCTTGCCCCTCGTAGTGTACTTCCACATGTCATAAAGGGTTGTGAGCTTAATAAGATTCATAGGATATTTTATGTTAATAGTACTGGGATTTACAGCCAATTTAAAAGTTCCTCACATGCCGACAAAAAAAATGAAGTGCTGTTGAAAGAGTCTGGATTAACCTATACGATTGTGCGACCAACAATGATTTACGGCAATGAACAAGATGGAAACATGCATATGCTAATCAAAATTATGAAAAGAACACCACTTTATCCTGTGCTAGGAAAAGGCCATGGCTTAATGCATCCGATTTATGCACAAGATTTAGCTAAATGTCTTGTAGAAGTTCTAAGGAAAGAAAAAATCACCAGAAATAAGGAATATAATGTAGCCGGCTTCGAGCCACTAAGGTATAGGGATATTTTGACTAAGATTGCTTCAGCTCTTGACAAGAAAGTAAGATTTATTCATATTCCTTATGGATTAGCGCTTTTTGCAGGGAAAATTGGTGATAAGATTCCTAATCCTCTTATCACACATGAAAAAGTACTACGATTAAATGAAGATAAACATTTTGATTACTCTTTAGCGAAGGATGAACTAAATTTCTCTCCTATTTCTTTTGAAGAAGGAATAAGGCTTGAGGTTGAAGAGTTGCGAAAAAACAATATTATCTAA
- a CDS encoding sugar transferase yields MYNNFFKRIFDIIVSVLAIIILSPIFIAIPIMIKLESQGPVFFKQRRIGKDAEEFLILKYRSMRIDTPNVATDKLTHPEQYVTKVGKFLRKTSLDEIPQLFNIIKGDMSIVGPRPALFNQYNLIEEREKVKVNSIKPGLTGYAQVKGRDLISDEEKVAYDLFYLNKISFIYDVKLIMKTFISVVKSEGVKG; encoded by the coding sequence GTGTATAATAACTTTTTCAAAAGAATTTTTGATATTATCGTGTCGGTTCTGGCGATAATCATTCTTTCACCGATATTTATTGCGATTCCAATAATGATTAAACTCGAATCTCAAGGGCCCGTTTTTTTTAAACAACGAAGAATCGGTAAGGATGCTGAAGAATTTTTAATTTTAAAATATAGAAGTATGCGGATCGACACACCTAATGTGGCAACTGATAAATTAACTCATCCAGAACAGTATGTCACAAAGGTTGGAAAGTTTTTAAGAAAAACCAGTTTAGATGAGATACCTCAACTCTTTAATATAATTAAAGGTGACATGTCGATTGTCGGCCCTAGGCCTGCATTATTTAACCAATACAACTTAATAGAAGAGCGAGAGAAAGTGAAAGTGAATTCTATAAAACCAGGTTTAACAGGTTATGCCCAAGTAAAAGGAAGAGACTTAATTTCAGACGAAGAAAAAGTAGCCTATGACTTGTTTTATCTCAATAAAATCTCTTTTATTTATGACGTGAAGTTGATTATGAAGACATTCATAAGTGTCGTTAAGTCTGAAGGTGTCAAAGGTTGA
- a CDS encoding glycosyltransferase, whose protein sequence is MATYNAERYLDNCLESIARQTYSNFKVHIIDDASKDQTLIILKKWLTKDERFTLVKVHEKNIGLTKTLNELIKTCETDYIARMDADDYMHADRLKQQIDFLNTHPTISVVGSWAQEVDEHNVTGKVRKAPINHHDIEKLMIKVNPLIHPTVTFRREALLQAKGYDECYRYGQDYALWFRLMAEGYRFENIPEKLLYYRLPSTHIEKRKLNFRLREAKIRWRGTKLMRYSLMKRMISASIPVIVGLMPTFLLKYALKVREKVDPRYQ, encoded by the coding sequence ATGGCAACGTATAACGCTGAGAGGTATTTGGATAACTGTTTAGAAAGTATTGCAAGGCAAACATATAGTAACTTTAAGGTTCACATAATTGATGATGCGTCTAAAGACCAGACACTTATTATTCTGAAAAAGTGGTTAACGAAGGATGAAAGGTTCACTTTAGTGAAAGTTCATGAAAAGAATATAGGATTGACGAAAACATTAAATGAATTAATTAAAACATGTGAAACAGATTATATTGCTAGAATGGACGCGGACGATTACATGCATGCTGATAGGTTAAAGCAACAAATTGACTTTCTTAATACTCATCCAACTATTTCTGTCGTAGGGAGTTGGGCACAAGAAGTTGACGAACATAACGTGACTGGAAAGGTAAGAAAAGCGCCTATCAATCATCATGATATTGAGAAGTTAATGATTAAAGTCAATCCCCTTATCCATCCGACAGTAACGTTTCGTAGGGAAGCACTTTTACAGGCGAAAGGTTATGATGAATGCTATCGCTACGGTCAAGATTACGCGTTATGGTTTCGGTTAATGGCAGAAGGTTATCGATTTGAAAATATTCCTGAGAAGCTTCTCTATTACCGATTGCCCTCAACACATATTGAAAAAAGGAAACTTAATTTTAGGCTGAGAGAAGCAAAAATTAGGTGGAGAGGGACTAAATTAATGCGCTATTCACTTATGAAAAGAATGATATCAGCTAGTATTCCCGTTATCGTCGGTCTCATGCCGACTTTTTTATTAAAGTACGCTTTGAAAGTGAGAGAAAAGGTTGACCCGAGGTATCAATGA